A section of the Neisseria dumasiana genome encodes:
- a CDS encoding MarC family protein produces MIGMEIGKLILAFMVLINPFGALSIYLDLTRNLSTRERRKVAQVASATVMIVITAFCLTGGAILKLFGISVGAFQVGGGILVLLIAISMMNGGNNPAKPDVGTGEDNDITIRPKAAQSIGAIAVVPLAIPMMIGPGGISTVIIYASAAKHYRDTLLILAAGLVISLICYAVLMAATYVSKKLGDTGLTILNRVMGMLLAAVSVEIIVAGLKALFPQLAV; encoded by the coding sequence ATGATAGGCATGGAAATCGGCAAGCTGATATTGGCGTTTATGGTGTTGATCAACCCGTTTGGCGCATTGTCGATTTATTTGGATTTAACCCGCAACTTAAGCACGCGCGAACGGCGGAAAGTTGCACAGGTAGCATCGGCTACCGTGATGATTGTGATTACCGCATTCTGTTTGACCGGCGGAGCCATCTTAAAGCTCTTCGGCATCAGTGTGGGTGCTTTCCAAGTAGGCGGCGGCATTTTGGTGCTGCTGATTGCCATTTCGATGATGAACGGCGGCAACAATCCGGCCAAACCGGATGTGGGTACGGGGGAAGACAACGATATCACCATTCGCCCCAAAGCCGCCCAGAGCATAGGCGCGATTGCGGTTGTGCCTTTGGCGATTCCGATGATGATCGGGCCGGGCGGCATTTCTACCGTGATTATTTATGCTTCGGCGGCCAAACATTACCGCGATACGCTGCTGATTTTGGCGGCCGGTTTGGTTATCAGCCTGATTTGTTATGCAGTGTTGATGGCGGCCACTTATGTGAGTAAAAAACTCGGCGATACCGGCCTAACCATTCTCAATCGGGTGATGGGTATGCTGTTGGCGGCGGTGTCCGTAGAGATTATTGTGGCGGGGTTGAAAGCCCTGTTTCCGCAGTTGGCTGTTTGA
- a CDS encoding M16 family metallopeptidase translates to MRLIRFLLLAAVLFSAAFVRAGKVEHVEGKLDNGLIYHIFNVPSADRRLTLRLQVQAGAADENDGEEGIAHITEHMVFQSSAAFPQGLSAHLNQQGWQLGRHYNAQTGYRFTRYLLSPPQGKRQLEEALAVYRQMLSPQNFSAADWQKEQQVILAEWRQQQTLANRLSRRHHALLHSGSRSGRYPPIGSREAIEQAQADTASRFHSKWYGSNNAVLVIVGDLNPKKAVTAVQEALGRLKPIDLPIRHAQEYEPQPAAKQIHHITDKDNTENKLSLVFRFDNAASQENSDAGLYQRLLDNFAAHIINTRLQAEGGTVSMKFGDLGKQTGSLGFYTDVPPSGHQEALAALHRLLESVKQQPASDSETAAYRKILHNHLSRQDVLPDDFHQTVQTADETVLAGKSVPSAALRAAERGQLYRINTQAVNRRISEWLNAADKLVMMQTAATPQNQPASEAPVQTQAAKLVPAKQQPSIHTLATPAQTAAKPQAAQHTAFAVHKGQGVAVSKSYDKDNAVTYLTLSNGDRISLLQHASAGGKIYFKAIADTGYLHGGANGWQAQLAADIANRSAPEGWSTHVFKQWQRQQGIVYRYRLDSDRQTVDAQVPATGLEKLLQLYRSRQAASVAAADWQSRLEAAAVRLPVYLQSVPGKQEQELEILRYGQTEPRPHDSTEIRALTPQDMQRQWRKLTSGNVNHYIVSSMPSEKIIPLLTQYLADIPRSPAENMNRPLLEGATLRRAPINDIDGTDVNAWSWQPFYDWTPDTSEQIPLLVNLANARLKDELRSRNQSTYSVKFAALPEPVYNRVESNLFFSTPPEQAAEAWETAQQILQRLPENITKAEADNLQQLFIEQEAKRQANPEIWLERLAASHRHYGDARYLSRLPQLHRTIIQTRLRQTAKLLWSTHNARVLLIDPARRPE, encoded by the coding sequence ATGCGACTCATACGTTTTTTACTGCTTGCCGCAGTGCTTTTCTCTGCCGCCTTCGTGCGTGCGGGCAAAGTGGAGCATGTTGAAGGCAAACTCGACAACGGCTTGATTTACCACATTTTCAACGTGCCTTCCGCCGACCGCAGGCTGACCTTGCGTTTGCAGGTGCAGGCGGGTGCTGCCGATGAAAACGACGGTGAAGAAGGCATCGCCCATATCACCGAACATATGGTGTTTCAAAGCTCGGCGGCTTTTCCGCAAGGTTTGTCGGCTCATCTCAATCAGCAAGGCTGGCAGCTCGGCCGCCACTACAACGCTCAAACCGGCTACCGTTTTACCCGCTATCTGCTGTCTCCGCCGCAAGGCAAACGCCAGCTTGAAGAGGCTTTGGCGGTTTACCGGCAGATGCTTTCCCCGCAAAACTTTTCAGCGGCCGATTGGCAGAAAGAGCAGCAAGTGATTTTGGCCGAATGGCGCCAGCAGCAAACGCTGGCCAACCGTTTGAGCCGCCGGCATCACGCCTTGCTGCATAGCGGTTCGCGCAGCGGCCGTTACCCGCCTATTGGCAGCCGTGAGGCCATCGAACAGGCGCAGGCGGATACCGCCTCCCGTTTCCATTCCAAATGGTACGGCAGCAACAACGCCGTGCTGGTCATCGTCGGCGACCTCAATCCTAAAAAAGCCGTTACCGCCGTGCAAGAAGCATTAGGCCGTCTGAAACCGATTGATTTGCCGATTCGCCATGCACAAGAATACGAACCCCAACCTGCCGCCAAACAAATCCACCACATTACCGACAAAGACAACACCGAAAACAAACTGTCGTTGGTGTTCCGCTTCGACAATGCCGCGTCGCAAGAAAACAGCGATGCCGGCCTCTATCAGCGGCTGCTGGATAATTTTGCCGCCCACATCATCAACACGCGTTTGCAGGCGGAAGGCGGGACTGTGTCCATGAAGTTCGGCGATCTCGGCAAGCAAACAGGTTCGCTCGGCTTCTATACCGATGTTCCGCCGAGCGGGCATCAAGAAGCTTTGGCGGCACTGCACCGCTTGCTTGAGAGCGTGAAGCAGCAGCCCGCGTCAGACAGCGAAACCGCCGCCTACCGCAAAATCCTGCATAACCATTTAAGCCGTCAAGATGTGTTGCCGGATGATTTTCACCAAACCGTTCAGACGGCCGATGAAACCGTATTGGCAGGCAAAAGTGTGCCTTCGGCCGCATTACGCGCTGCCGAAAGGGGGCAGCTTTACCGCATAAACACGCAAGCCGTTAACCGCCGCATATCGGAATGGCTGAATGCGGCAGACAAACTGGTGATGATGCAGACGGCAGCAACGCCGCAAAACCAACCGGCCTCCGAAGCCCCTGTGCAAACCCAAGCAGCCAAGCTGGTTCCGGCCAAGCAGCAGCCTTCCATACACACACTTGCCACGCCCGCGCAAACAGCGGCTAAGCCGCAAGCTGCGCAGCATACCGCTTTTGCCGTGCATAAAGGGCAGGGCGTAGCGGTATCGAAAAGTTACGATAAAGACAATGCCGTTACCTATCTCACCTTGAGCAACGGCGACCGTATTTCGCTTCTGCAACACGCTTCGGCAGGCGGCAAAATTTATTTCAAAGCCATTGCCGACACCGGCTATCTGCACGGCGGTGCAAACGGCTGGCAGGCACAGTTGGCGGCAGACATCGCCAACCGTTCCGCCCCCGAAGGTTGGAGCACTCACGTTTTCAAACAATGGCAGCGGCAACAGGGCATCGTTTACCGTTACCGGCTCGACAGCGACCGCCAAACGGTTGATGCCCAAGTGCCCGCAACCGGTTTGGAGAAGCTGCTGCAACTTTACCGCAGCCGCCAAGCCGCATCGGTGGCGGCGGCCGATTGGCAAAGCAGGCTGGAAGCCGCTGCCGTGCGCTTGCCGGTGTATCTGCAATCGGTTCCCGGCAAGCAGGAGCAAGAGCTGGAAATTCTGCGCTACGGCCAAACCGAACCGAGACCTCACGACAGCACCGAGATCCGCGCATTAACGCCACAAGATATGCAGAGGCAATGGCGCAAGCTGACATCGGGTAATGTGAACCACTACATAGTCAGCAGTATGCCGTCTGAAAAAATCATTCCCCTGCTCACACAATATCTGGCCGATATTCCCCGCAGCCCCGCCGAAAACATGAACAGGCCGCTGTTGGAAGGGGCTACTTTGCGCCGCGCGCCCATCAACGATATCGACGGCACCGATGTGAATGCGTGGTCTTGGCAGCCCTTCTACGACTGGACGCCCGATACCTCGGAACAGATTCCGCTGCTGGTCAACCTTGCCAATGCGCGTTTGAAAGACGAATTGCGCAGCCGCAACCAAAGCACATACAGCGTCAAGTTTGCCGCTTTGCCCGAGCCTGTTTACAACCGCGTGGAAAGCAACCTCTTCTTCAGCACGCCGCCCGAACAGGCCGCCGAAGCGTGGGAAACCGCCCAACAGATTTTGCAGCGGCTGCCCGAAAACATCACCAAAGCCGAAGCCGATAATCTGCAACAGCTGTTTATCGAGCAGGAAGCCAAACGCCAAGCCAACCCCGAAATATGGCTGGAGCGTTTGGCCGCCAGCCACAGGCATTACGGTGATGCACGTTACCTGAGCCGCCTGCCTCAGCTGCACCGAACCATCATCCAAACCCGCCTGCGCCAAACGGCCAAACTGCTGTGGTCGACACACAACGCACGGGTATTGCTGATAGACCCCGCCCGTCGGCCGGAATAA
- a CDS encoding RidA family protein, whose product MTIQYFGQTPRLSEATVANGFVFLSGMVPERTDVGVTEQTRDVLAQIDKWLAECGSDKKHILEATIFLPNLSDYAAMNEAWDEWVAPDRAPARACVEAKLANPEWAVEIKVSAVQIQK is encoded by the coding sequence ATGACCATCCAATACTTCGGCCAAACACCCCGCCTCTCGGAAGCCACCGTTGCCAACGGTTTCGTTTTTCTTTCCGGCATGGTTCCCGAACGCACCGATGTGGGCGTAACCGAACAAACACGCGATGTATTGGCACAAATCGACAAATGGCTTGCCGAATGCGGCTCCGATAAAAAACATATTCTCGAAGCCACGATTTTCCTGCCGAACCTATCCGACTACGCCGCCATGAACGAAGCTTGGGACGAATGGGTAGCCCCCGACCGCGCCCCCGCCCGCGCTTGTGTAGAAGCCAAACTTGCCAACCCCGAGTGGGCGGTGGAAATCAAAGTATCGGCCGTTCAGATTCAGAAATAA
- the ybaK gene encoding Cys-tRNA(Pro) deacylase gives MSKTDYPVTTAIRFLRAHNIPFTPYLYPYVEHGGTAHSAQCLGVPEHQVVKTIVLQNENKQGMIVLMHGDKHISTRNLARELGMKHIEPADPKQANKWTGYLVGGTSPFGTKTVLPVYVERTIRDLEQIYINGGKRGFLVAVTPQALETLNAKDVSVATEN, from the coding sequence ATGAGCAAAACCGATTATCCCGTTACGACGGCTATCCGCTTTTTGCGGGCGCACAATATTCCGTTTACGCCCTATCTTTATCCTTATGTCGAGCATGGCGGCACGGCGCATTCGGCGCAGTGTTTGGGTGTGCCGGAGCATCAGGTGGTTAAAACCATTGTGCTTCAAAACGAAAACAAGCAGGGCATGATTGTGCTGATGCACGGCGACAAACACATTTCCACCCGCAACCTCGCCCGCGAGTTGGGCATGAAGCATATCGAGCCTGCCGACCCGAAGCAGGCCAATAAATGGACGGGGTATTTGGTCGGCGGCACCAGCCCGTTCGGCACCAAAACCGTATTGCCGGTGTATGTGGAACGCACGATACGCGATTTGGAGCAGATCTATATCAACGGCGGCAAACGCGGTTTTTTGGTGGCTGTAACGCCGCAAGCGTTGGAAACATTGAATGCTAAAGACGTTTCAGTGGCTACGGAAAACTGA
- the dusA gene encoding tRNA dihydrouridine(20/20a) synthase DusA, whose amino-acid sequence MTADSLPPRRLSVAPMLDWTDTHYRYLARQITRHTWLYSEMINAGAIIHGDQNRFLTFNAGEQPVALQLGGSEPSDLAKAAKAGEAYGYNEVNLNCGCPSPRVQKGAFGACLMNEVELVADCIKAMQDAVQIPVTVKHRIGVDRQTEYRTVQDFVGALSDKTECTTFIVHARNAWLDGLSPKENREVPPLKYEYVYQLKRDFPDLEIIINGGITTNEQIAEHLKYVDGVMVGREAYHNPMVMRDWDSLFYGSQEAPIEYADLVHRLYRYSRDRVQAGGGALLRHTVRHYLGLMHGLNKARVWRRMLSDAALLKDNDGSLILQAWKEVAEANGLPYEADGPL is encoded by the coding sequence ATGACTGCCGATTCTTTACCGCCGCGCCGCCTTTCCGTTGCGCCCATGCTCGACTGGACGGATACCCACTACCGTTATCTTGCCCGCCAGATTACCCGCCATACTTGGCTGTATAGCGAAATGATCAATGCCGGCGCGATTATTCACGGCGACCAAAACCGCTTTTTAACATTTAACGCAGGCGAGCAGCCGGTGGCCTTGCAACTGGGCGGCAGCGAGCCGTCTGACTTGGCCAAAGCCGCAAAAGCAGGAGAAGCTTACGGCTACAACGAAGTCAACTTAAACTGCGGTTGCCCCAGCCCGCGCGTACAAAAAGGCGCATTCGGCGCGTGCCTGATGAATGAAGTGGAGCTGGTGGCCGACTGCATCAAAGCCATGCAGGATGCGGTGCAGATTCCCGTTACGGTTAAGCACCGCATCGGCGTCGACCGCCAAACCGAATACCGCACCGTGCAGGATTTTGTCGGCGCTTTATCGGATAAAACCGAGTGCACCACGTTTATCGTTCATGCCCGCAACGCTTGGTTGGACGGCTTGTCGCCGAAAGAAAACCGCGAAGTACCGCCGCTAAAATACGAATATGTGTACCAACTTAAGCGCGATTTTCCCGATTTGGAAATCATCATCAACGGCGGTATCACCACCAACGAACAGATTGCCGAACATTTGAAGTATGTGGACGGCGTGATGGTGGGGCGCGAGGCCTATCATAACCCGATGGTTATGCGCGATTGGGATTCGCTGTTTTACGGCAGCCAAGAAGCCCCCATCGAATACGCCGATTTGGTGCATCGTCTGTACCGATACAGCCGCGACCGCGTTCAGGCCGGCGGAGGTGCTTTATTGCGGCACACCGTGCGCCATTATTTAGGCTTGATGCACGGTTTGAACAAAGCGCGTGTGTGGCGGAGAATGCTGTCGGATGCCGCTTTGCTGAAAGACAACGACGGCAGCTTGATATTGCAGGCTTGGAAAGAAGTGGCCGAAGCAAACGGCTTGCCTTACGAAGCCGATGGGCCGTTGTGA
- a CDS encoding uroporphyrinogen-III synthase, with translation MNRPSEHRPAILIVRPPSQASADAATLEAQGWRAVPFSPMRIEPDHEALRHLNRQFHNADAVFWVSPSAVETAAPHIDFSDGLSIHITVGQGSRQALAKFYPYHIICPQEGNDSEAVLALPIWNTLKPGAKILIVRGRGGREWLRNALNQKGFQVEVAEVYFRRPLTPDWQILAAEQPQAAYVTSAEMVRLLFEQAPDRFAQFLRTLIYFTHHPRIADALREAGVRRIRMVRRADECVVRSDE, from the coding sequence ATGAACAGGCCGTCTGAACACCGTCCAGCCATTTTGATTGTCCGCCCCCCCTCGCAAGCCTCGGCGGATGCGGCCACACTTGAAGCACAAGGTTGGCGTGCCGTGCCGTTCAGCCCGATGCGGATTGAGCCGGATCACGAAGCCTTGCGGCATCTCAACCGGCAGTTTCACAACGCGGATGCCGTTTTCTGGGTGAGCCCCAGCGCGGTTGAAACCGCCGCGCCGCACATTGATTTTTCAGACGGCCTCTCCATACACATTACCGTGGGGCAGGGCAGCCGCCAAGCCTTAGCAAAGTTTTACCCTTATCACATCATCTGCCCGCAAGAAGGCAACGACAGCGAAGCCGTGTTGGCTTTACCGATATGGAATACGCTGAAACCCGGTGCGAAAATCCTGATCGTGCGTGGCCGAGGCGGGCGGGAATGGTTAAGAAACGCCTTGAATCAAAAAGGTTTTCAGGTAGAAGTGGCCGAAGTCTATTTCAGACGGCCTCTTACGCCCGATTGGCAGATATTGGCAGCCGAGCAGCCGCAAGCCGCATACGTTACCTCCGCCGAAATGGTTCGTTTATTGTTTGAGCAGGCACCGGATAGATTCGCCCAATTTCTGAGAACCTTGATATACTTCACCCATCATCCGCGTATTGCCGATGCTTTACGCGAAGCAGGTGTGCGCCGTATCAGGATGGTGCGGCGTGCAGACGAATGTGTTGTACGGAGCGACGAATGA